The region TATAAACCACAAGAATATTTAGAAGTTGCAGAAACGATAGTTCGGGTCGTAAACGAATATAATTTTATAATAAGTTTACCACTATTACAAAGAGCAAAATACGTATTAGAATTCTTTAAAAGCTATAAAAACATAAATATTCAAACGATGAAGGTGCAGGTATAGAAATTCACTGTTTTTTGTATAATTTTAAGGTAGTGAAATTTTTGTA is a window of Persephonella marina EX-H1 DNA encoding:
- a CDS encoding DUF5615 family PIN-like protein, with product MKLAKKLKAIILTEDSDFGTWAFSLKEEINGVIYIRYKPQEYLEVAETIVRVVNEYNFIISLPLLQRAKYVLEFFKSYKNINIQTMKVQV